The following coding sequences are from one Camarhynchus parvulus unplaced genomic scaffold, STF_HiC, whole genome shotgun sequence window:
- the LOC115916648 gene encoding LOW QUALITY PROTEIN: serine/threonine-protein kinase pim-1-like (The sequence of the model RefSeq protein was modified relative to this genomic sequence to represent the inferred CDS: inserted 1 base in 1 codon; deleted 2 bases in 2 codons), with translation MARLQKALLGLQLLLAPPWAKKPRAAAPAVAKSRVQPTRPGTATVPPCRAAAGLLQPPVRAARARLCRSPARRLRGSSRCPARSREQVRAARPGGPARCTGGHWGVPGRGADGSLSPFAGQKKELQELYQLGPQLGSGGXGTVFSGIRLSDGSPVAIKRVARESVLQWVELPDGTRVPMEIVLMEKVRSGCYNIIQLLDWFELPDSFVLVMERPEAWQDLPQFLQEHGLLSEEAARWLFVQVLEAVRHCTACGVLHRDIKPENLLVDPESGDLKLIDFGCGTFLQERAYTRFAGTHAYSPPEWIWLGCYHGHAATVWSLGVLLYVMVCGSLPFEDDHAIVLGQLFFWQQVSPECQHLIRWCLAKHPAERLQLEEIPRHPWVQGRRF, from the exons ATGGCACGGCTTCAGAAAGCCCTGCTTGgtttgcagctgctcctggcaccccCCTGGGCGAAGAAGCCTCGGGCTGCAGCCCCGGCCGTCGCCAAGAGCAGAGTGCAGCCCACGAGGCCGGGGACAGCGACGGTGCCGCCGTGCCGCGCTGCCGCGGGGCTCCTGCAGCCGCCTGTGCGCGCTGCCCGGGCCCGGCTCTGCCGCTCGCCAGCCCGTCGGCTGCGGGGCAGTAGCCGCTGCCCGGCGCgcagcagggagcaggtgaGAGCGGCGCGGCCGGGGGGCCCGGCCCGCTGCACTGGCGGGCACTGGGGGGTTCCTGGGCGCGGGGCTGATGGCTCGCTCTCGCCTTTTGCAGGGCAaaagaaggagctgcaggagctgtacCAGCTGGGCCCGCAGCTGGGCAGCGGTG CCGGCACCGTTTTCTCGGGCATCCGCCTCTCCGACGGGAGCCCG GTGGCCATCAAACGC GTGGCCCGGGAGAGCGTCCTGCAGTGGGTCGAGCTG cCCGACGGCACCCGG GTGCCCATGGAGATCGTGCTGATGGAGAAGGTGCGCTCTGGCTGCTACAACATCATCCAGCTCCTCGACTGGTTCGAGCTGCCTGACAGCTTCGTGCTGGTGATGGAGCGGCCGGAGGCATGGCAGGATCTCCCgcagttcctgcaggagcaTGGGTTGCTGAGCGAGGAGGCGGCACGCTGGCTTTTCGTCCAGGTGCTGGAGGCCGTGCGGCACTGCACCGCCTGCGGCGTCCTGCACCGGGACATCAAGCCGGAGAACCTCCTCGTGGACCCGGAGAGCGGCGACCTGAAGCTCATCGACTTCGGTTGCGGCACCTTCCTCCAGGAGCGGGCCTACACGCGGTTTGCCG GAACGCACGCCTACAGCCCGCCCGAGTGGATCTGGCTTGGCTGCTACCACGGCCATGCGGCCACCGTCTGGTCCCTGGGCGTGCTGCTCTACGTCATGGTGTGCGGGAGCCTCCCCTTCGAGGACGACCATGCCAtcgtgctggggcagctcttcTTCTGGCAGCAGGTCTCTCCAG AGTGCCAGCATCTGATCCGCTGGTGCTTGGCCAAGCACCCCGCggaaaggctgcagctggaggagatcCCGCGCCACCCTTGGGTGCAGGGCAGGCGTTTTTGA